The following proteins come from a genomic window of Montipora capricornis isolate CH-2021 chromosome 9, ASM3666992v2, whole genome shotgun sequence:
- the LOC138016204 gene encoding uncharacterized protein, which translates to MEVDSSVKRANDLNLEEVSSATQQKRVKTVFKTLWDDTNSEKPFQVGKLNLREHILAKSNELRSLEAIASDLQDPRVEARVEVVERSGKPSLVVVKKRKASLSDDVPFDDVRLVVDANGEYRLFVYHFELVRRGTININQPGQLRNAINEVVENRPCPGVDTRITGQQDYLSSEVEEQTLPWHRVLSRNCARLIKNAQCESGRKCRCCYKTEQKLSERLNQKKSLTEEDVRSRQSVSSKVRFSCLSPKSQSKRLKNMRQSRKNMTKQVKRYRKKFSVLMSDTHSSDLDKLMERVESTPMGRKEFEKCVAEADSLRPGAGQVLREIWDSDKVNFRKDQAKNGYGHRSNRWTQATWRVALAIYARCPVLFDDLKKLDILQLPCRRSLERVMAKRTVEEGIHEERIIEQLTLFNQFKTTAVLSGRPEPLGVGELLFDETKVQSKIQIRCTDGVAIGYAMNENDWSCLHDVYESLFISENGAGQRASYVLQTYWRDMTSGFEFAGPYFLREVPLDGKFLHDIVFKVISTLEKYWFHVILLVGDGASCNLALFKRLCGYANEQLPVEDSGAERYQFKASFINPFSTRSDKTCFVMICPAHQLKNIIAALYSSRNKGKKAFEKGGTTFGWQPIIDQYYRDQERSAKGLGRRVPGLRYSYVQRDCWKRLNVMPAKIMQQRYMIAALEEYANLSSEGPEKTDVVKETARYLQACHHIFEKGILSHVFIRSNESAVFKNIQQGWRYFEEWAEEHNNTEYVDNSKRARAAKFLAWQELVGLM; encoded by the exons ATGGAAGTCGATAGCTCTGTTAAAAGAGCAAATGATTTAAATTTGGAAGAAGTCAGCTCAGCCACACAACAAAAGAGAGTGAAAACGGTGTTTAAGACACTCTGGGATGACACGAACAGTGAGAAACCCTTTCAG GTTGGTAAGCTTAACCTTCGTGAACACATTCTTGCCAAGAGCAACGAATTAAGATCTCTTGAAGCCATCGCGTCAGATCTCCAGGATCCCAGAGTAGAGGCTCGTGTCGAGGTTGTGGAAAGGAGTGGAAAGCCATCCCTGGTTGTCGTCAAGAAACGGAAAGCCTCTCTCTCTGACGACGTGCCTTTTGACGACGTGAGACTCGTTGTTGATGCAAATGGTGAATATCGTTTGTTTGTGTACCACTTTGAGCTCGTAAGAAGGGGCACAATTAATATTAATCAGCCGGGACAACTGAGAAATGCAATAAACGAAGTCGTCGAGAATCGTCCTTGTCCTGGAGTGGACACTAGGATAACTGGCCAGCAGGATTATCTGTCCTCAGAAGTAGAAGAACAGACCCTTCCTTGGCACAGAGTTTTGTCAAGAAATTGCGCGCGATTGATAAAAAATGCCCAATGTGAGAGTGGAAGAAAGTGTCGATGTTGctacaaaacagaacaaaaactgTCAGAACGCTTAAACCAAAAGAAGTctctgactgaagaagacgTAAGGAGCAGACAATCTGTGTCATCCAAAGTTCGCTTCTCTTGCCTCAGTCCAAAGAGCCAAAGTAAGCGATTGAAAAATATGCGGCAATCAAGGAAAAACATGACAAAGCAGGTCAAACGGTACAGAAAGAAGTTCTCTGTTTTAATGTCTGATACACATAGCTCTGACTTGGACAAATTGATGGAGCGAGTTGAATCTACACCCATGGGAAGaaaggaatttgaaaaatgtgtggcagAAGCTGATAGTTTACGACCCGGTGCAGGGCAAGTCTTGCGTGAGATATGGGATTCGGACAAAgtgaatttccgaaaagatcAGGCAAAAAACG GATATGGACATCGATCTAATCGTTGGACTCAGGCGACTTGGCGAGTGGCTCTTGCTATTTATGCACGCTGCCCGGTCCTGTTTGATGACCTCAAGAAGCTGGACATTCTCCAGCTTCCATGCAGGAGATCCTTGGAGAGGGTAATGGCAAAGAGAACAGTAGAGGAAGGTATCCATGAAGAAAGAATCATCGAGCAACTCACTTTGTTTAATCAATTTAAAACCACTGCAGTCCTTAGTGGAAGACCAGAGCCACTGGGAGTTGGAGAACTCTTGTTTGATGAGACAAAG GTGCAGAGTAAGATTCAGATCCGTTGCACAGATGGTGTTGCCATTGGCTATGCAATGAATGAAAATGACTGGTCATGTCTTCATGATGTTTATGAGTCCCTGTTCATCTCAGAAAATGGAGCTGGTCAAAGGGCAAGTTACGTTCTTCAGACCTACTGGCGGGATATGACATCTGGGTTTGAGTTTGCTGGGCCTTACTTTCTCCGTGAGGTACCCCTGGATGGAAAGTTTCTACATGACATCGTCTTCAAGGTGATCAGTACCCTTGAAAAGTACTGGTTCCATGTCATTCTATTGGTTGGTGATGGAGCTTCCTGTAACTTAGCCCTTTTTAAGAGGCTTTGTGGCTATGCAAATGAGCAGCTCCCAGTAGAAGACAGTGGTGCTGAACGATACCAGTTCAAGGCCAGTTTCATCAATCCATTCAGCACCAGATCAGACAAAACCTGCTTTGTCATGATATGCCCTGCTCACCAG TTGAAGAACATCATTGCAGCTTTGTACAGTTCAAGGAACAAGGGGAAAAAAGCTTTCGAGAAGGGAGGCACTACTTTTGGCTGGCAGCCAATAATTGATCAATATTACAGGGATCAAGAGAGATCTGCAAAAGGTCTGGGTAGGCGTGTCCCTGGTCTGAGGTATAGCTATGTGCAACGTGACTGCTGGAAAAGACTAAATGTTATGCCTGCAAAGATAATGCAG CAACGTTATATGATTGCAGCCTTGgaagaatatgcaaatttgagtAGTGAAGGCCCAGAGAAAACTGATGTTGTGAAAGAAACAGCAAGGTACCTACAAGCATGCCACCACATTTTTGAAAAGGGAATCCTTAGCCATGTGTTTATAAGATCCAATGAGTCCGCTGTattcaaaaacatacaacagGGATGGAGATACTTCGAAGAATGGGCAGAGGAGCACAACAACACAG AGTATGTTGACAACTCCAAACGAGCACGTGCAGCAAAGTTTTTAGCATGGCAG GAGTTGGTGGGCTTGATGTAG